One genomic window of Caenorhabditis elegans chromosome I includes the following:
- the rskn-2 gene encoding Ribosomal protein S6 kinase (Confirmed by transcript evidence), with protein sequence MEDILMPEGEKVSMENFALLRVLGKGAYGKVFLVRKVGGKDHNTIYAMKVLRKTRVLTKQKTLEHTMAERQVLERLRGTPFLVNLFYAFQTDTKLHIVMEYVRGGELFTHLCSRGHFDLEAARFVIAELVVAIDSLHQRKVIYRDLKLENILLDEEGHVKLTDFGLSKLFLPGELDRANSYCGTIEYMSPEVINRPEGGYSDVVDWWSLGVISFELLTGCSPFTVDGAQNSSKDIAKRIMTKKVPFPKTMDVDARDFIGQLLEKKLEKRLGYNGVDEIKNHKFMSSIDWDAAVKRTLKPVIVPRIGHDLDTQFFSAEFTSQPPLYSPAESPLNANTLFRGYSYVSPSVIFANDNVIGEELMAEDVNALLASSSFFAKYKLDKSDAGLLGKGAFSVVRRCERVVDGAQFAVKIVSQKFASQAQREARILEMVQGHPNIVQLHDVHSDPLHFYLVMEILTGNELLERIRKLERFTESEAADIMRQLVSAVKYLHDKRIVHRDLKPENILFESIDSSARLRLVDFGFARLLPNSMEQQLKTPCFTLQYAAPEVLDVGDSQPEYNEQCDLWSLGVVLFTMLSGQVPFHARSRQESATEIMQRICRAEFSFTGDAWTNVSADAKNLITGLLTVDPKKRLSMQELTAHMWLKSSASMDTPLQTPSILPSSADETFNETLRAFLHANRDGFHLLDVAAAPLMKRRGIKRQSGDKDASGNSKNSRVTQFECLPEEQEAEMTSSTSRPSNLGMMNYREPNSGTIRETRGSDSS encoded by the exons atggaagataTATTGATGCCTGAAGGAGAGAAAGTTTCCATGGAGAACTTTGCTCTCCTCAGAGTTCTTGGAAAAGGAGCATATGGAAAAGTATTCCTTGTGCGAAAAGTTGGTGGAAAGGATCATAATACTATATATGCTATGAAAGTGTTGAGAAAGACCAGA GTGctcacaaaacaaaaaaccctGGAGCACACAATGGCAGAGCGTCAAGTACTTGAACGTCTACGTGGAACACCATTTCTTGTCAATTTGTTCTATGCTTTCCAAACTGATACCAAATTGCACATTGTAATGGAATATGTGAGAGGAGGAGAATTATTCACACATCTTTGCTCGAGAGGTCATTTTGATTTAGAAGCTGCTAGATTTGTAATTGCTGAACTTGTGGTTGCAATTGATAGTCTTCATCAAAGAAAAGTTATTTATCGAGATTTGAAGCTTGAGAATATTTTATTGGACGAAGAAGGACACGTTAAGTTGACAGATTTTGGATTAAGTAAATTGTTTCTACCCGGAGAGTTGGATAGAGCCAATTCATATTGTGGAACTATTGAATATat GTCGCCAGAAGTAATCAATCGCCCTGAAGGAGGATACAGTGATGTTGTCGATTGGTGGTCTTTGGGTGTAATTTCATTTGAATTGCTCACTGGATGCTCACCATTTACTGTAGATGGAGCACAAAACTCTAGTAAAGATATTGCCAA ACGAATTATGACAAAGAAGGTCCCTTTCCCAAAAACTATGGATGTTGATGCTCGCGATTTCATCGGCCAATTGTTGGaaaagaaacttgaaaaacgtCTCGGATACAATGGAGttgatgaaattaaaaatcataaatttatGTCAAGTATTGACTGGGATGCAGCTGTTAAGCGTACATTGAAGCCAGTGATTGTTCCAAGAATTGGACATGATTTGGATACACAGTTCTTCTCAGCTGAATTCACTTCTCAGCCACCATTATATTCTCCTGCAGAGTCACCATTAAATGCTAATACTCTGTTtaga GGATACTCATATGTCTCCCCATCTGTTATATTTGCCAATGACAATGTTATCGGTGAAGAACTAATGGCTGAAGATGTCAATGCACTTCTCGCgagttcttcattttttgccaaGTACAAACTAGACAAGTCGGACGCTGGTCTTTTAGGAAAAGGAGCTTTTTCGGTGGTCag ACGATGCGAACGCGTAGTTGACGGAGCCCAGTTTGCAGTCAAAATCGTATCACAAAAGTTCGCAAGTCAGGCTCAACGTGAAGCACGAATTCTTGAAATGGTTCAAGGACATCCGAATATTGTTCAACTTCATGATGTACATTCGGATCCTCTTCATTTTTATCTCGTCATGGAGATTCTGACTGGAAATGAGCTGCTCGagagaattcgaaaattggaacGATTTACAGAG agtgaAGCAGCAGACATCATGCGGCAGTTGGTATCAGCTGTGAAATATCTTCATGATAAAAGAATTGTTCATCGAGATTTGAAACCAGAG AATATTCTATTTGAAAGTATCGATTCAAGTGCCCGCCTTCGTCTAGTCGATTTTGGATTTGCACGTCTACTTCCAAATTCAATGGAACAACAACTGAA GACCCCCTGCTTCACACTACAGTATGCTGCTCCAGAAGTTTTAGATGTTGGAGATTCTCAACCAGAATACAACGAACAATGTGATTTATGGTCACTTGGAGTTGTACTG ttcacaATGCTATCGGGTCAAGTTCCATTCCATGCACGTTCTCGTCAAGAATCGGCAACTGAAATAATGCAGAGAATTTGTAGAGCAGAATTCTCATTCACAGGAGACGCATGGACAAACGTGTCAGCAGATGCTAAGAATTTAATAACCGGTCTTCTTACTGTGGATCCAAAGAAACGTCTTTCAATGCAAGAGCTTACAGCTCATATGTGGCTCAAGTCTTCGGCTTCAATGGATACACCACTTCAAACTCCTAGTATTCTGCCATCATCAGCAG ATGAAACATTCAATGAGACACTGCGCGCATTCCTCCACGCTAATCGTGATGGATTCCATCTTCTCGATGTTGCTGCTGCTCCTCTCATGAAACGACGCGGAATCAAAAGACAATCTGGGGACAAGGATGCTTCTGGAAACTCGAAAAA TTCGCGAGTTACCCAATTCGAGTGTCTTCCGGAAGAACAAGAAGCAGAGATGACATCATCAACATCCCGTCCAAGCAATTTGGGAATGATGAACTATCGAGAACCAAATTCTGGAACAATCCGAGAAACTCGTGGCTCAGACTCCTCCTAG
- the rskn-2 gene encoding Ribosomal protein S6 kinase (Confirmed by transcript evidence), translating into MEDILMPEGEKVSMENFALLRVLGKGAYGKVFLVRKVGGKDHNTIYAMKVLRKTRVLTKQKTLEHTMAERQVLERLRGTPFLVNLFYAFQTDTKLHIVMEYVRGGELFTHLCSRGHFDLEAARFVIAELVVAIDSLHQRKVIYRDLKLENILLDEEGHVKLTDFGLSKLFLPGELDRANSYCGTIEYMSPEVINRPEGGYSDVVDWWSLGVISFELLTGCSPFTVDGAQNSSKDIAKRIMTKKVPFPKTMDVDARDFIGQLLEKKLEKRLGYNGVDEIKNHKFMSSIDWDAAVKRTLKPVIVPRIGHDLDTQFFSAEFTSQPPLYSPAESPLNANTLFRGYSYVSPSVIFANDNVIGEELMAEDVNALLASSSFFAKYKLDKSDAGLLGKGAFSVVRRCERVVDGAQFAVKIVSQKFASQAQREARILEMVQGHPNIVQLHDVHSDPLHFYLVMEILTGNELLERIRKLERFTESEAADIMRQLVSAVKYLHDKRIVHRDLKPENILFESIDSSARLRLVDFGFARLLPNSMEQQLKSVQVLRKMTPCFTLQYAAPEVLDVGDSQPEYNEQCDLWSLGVVLFTMLSGQVPFHARSRQESATEIMQRICRAEFSFTGDAWTNVSADAKNLITGLLTVDPKKRLSMQELTAHMWLKSSASMDTPLQTPSILPSSAGNETFNETLRAFLHANRDGFHLLDVAAAPLMKRRGIKRQSGDKDASGNSKNSRVTQFECLPEEQEAEMTSSTSRPSNLGMMNYREPNSGTIRETRGSDSS; encoded by the exons atggaagataTATTGATGCCTGAAGGAGAGAAAGTTTCCATGGAGAACTTTGCTCTCCTCAGAGTTCTTGGAAAAGGAGCATATGGAAAAGTATTCCTTGTGCGAAAAGTTGGTGGAAAGGATCATAATACTATATATGCTATGAAAGTGTTGAGAAAGACCAGA GTGctcacaaaacaaaaaaccctGGAGCACACAATGGCAGAGCGTCAAGTACTTGAACGTCTACGTGGAACACCATTTCTTGTCAATTTGTTCTATGCTTTCCAAACTGATACCAAATTGCACATTGTAATGGAATATGTGAGAGGAGGAGAATTATTCACACATCTTTGCTCGAGAGGTCATTTTGATTTAGAAGCTGCTAGATTTGTAATTGCTGAACTTGTGGTTGCAATTGATAGTCTTCATCAAAGAAAAGTTATTTATCGAGATTTGAAGCTTGAGAATATTTTATTGGACGAAGAAGGACACGTTAAGTTGACAGATTTTGGATTAAGTAAATTGTTTCTACCCGGAGAGTTGGATAGAGCCAATTCATATTGTGGAACTATTGAATATat GTCGCCAGAAGTAATCAATCGCCCTGAAGGAGGATACAGTGATGTTGTCGATTGGTGGTCTTTGGGTGTAATTTCATTTGAATTGCTCACTGGATGCTCACCATTTACTGTAGATGGAGCACAAAACTCTAGTAAAGATATTGCCAA ACGAATTATGACAAAGAAGGTCCCTTTCCCAAAAACTATGGATGTTGATGCTCGCGATTTCATCGGCCAATTGTTGGaaaagaaacttgaaaaacgtCTCGGATACAATGGAGttgatgaaattaaaaatcataaatttatGTCAAGTATTGACTGGGATGCAGCTGTTAAGCGTACATTGAAGCCAGTGATTGTTCCAAGAATTGGACATGATTTGGATACACAGTTCTTCTCAGCTGAATTCACTTCTCAGCCACCATTATATTCTCCTGCAGAGTCACCATTAAATGCTAATACTCTGTTtaga GGATACTCATATGTCTCCCCATCTGTTATATTTGCCAATGACAATGTTATCGGTGAAGAACTAATGGCTGAAGATGTCAATGCACTTCTCGCgagttcttcattttttgccaaGTACAAACTAGACAAGTCGGACGCTGGTCTTTTAGGAAAAGGAGCTTTTTCGGTGGTCag ACGATGCGAACGCGTAGTTGACGGAGCCCAGTTTGCAGTCAAAATCGTATCACAAAAGTTCGCAAGTCAGGCTCAACGTGAAGCACGAATTCTTGAAATGGTTCAAGGACATCCGAATATTGTTCAACTTCATGATGTACATTCGGATCCTCTTCATTTTTATCTCGTCATGGAGATTCTGACTGGAAATGAGCTGCTCGagagaattcgaaaattggaacGATTTACAGAG agtgaAGCAGCAGACATCATGCGGCAGTTGGTATCAGCTGTGAAATATCTTCATGATAAAAGAATTGTTCATCGAGATTTGAAACCAGAG AATATTCTATTTGAAAGTATCGATTCAAGTGCCCGCCTTCGTCTAGTCGATTTTGGATTTGCACGTCTACTTCCAAATTCAATGGAACAACAACTGAAGTCTGTTCAAGTTCTGCGCAAGAT GACCCCCTGCTTCACACTACAGTATGCTGCTCCAGAAGTTTTAGATGTTGGAGATTCTCAACCAGAATACAACGAACAATGTGATTTATGGTCACTTGGAGTTGTACTG ttcacaATGCTATCGGGTCAAGTTCCATTCCATGCACGTTCTCGTCAAGAATCGGCAACTGAAATAATGCAGAGAATTTGTAGAGCAGAATTCTCATTCACAGGAGACGCATGGACAAACGTGTCAGCAGATGCTAAGAATTTAATAACCGGTCTTCTTACTGTGGATCCAAAGAAACGTCTTTCAATGCAAGAGCTTACAGCTCATATGTGGCTCAAGTCTTCGGCTTCAATGGATACACCACTTCAAACTCCTAGTATTCTGCCATCATCAGCAGGTA ATGAAACATTCAATGAGACACTGCGCGCATTCCTCCACGCTAATCGTGATGGATTCCATCTTCTCGATGTTGCTGCTGCTCCTCTCATGAAACGACGCGGAATCAAAAGACAATCTGGGGACAAGGATGCTTCTGGAAACTCGAAAAA TTCGCGAGTTACCCAATTCGAGTGTCTTCCGGAAGAACAAGAAGCAGAGATGACATCATCAACATCCCGTCCAAGCAATTTGGGAATGATGAACTATCGAGAACCAAATTCTGGAACAATCCGAGAAACTCGTGGCTCAGACTCCTCCTAG
- the rskn-2 gene encoding Putative ribosomal protein S6 kinase alpha-2 (Confirmed by transcript evidence) has protein sequence MEDILMPEGEKVSMENFALLRVLGKGAYGKVFLVRKVGGKDHNTIYAMKVLRKTRVLTKQKTLEHTMAERQVLERLRGTPFLVNLFYAFQTDTKLHIVMEYVRGGELFTHLCSRGHFDLEAARFVIAELVVAIDSLHQRKVIYRDLKLENILLDEEGHVKLTDFGLSKLFLPGELDRANSYCGTIEYMSPEVINRPEGGYSDVVDWWSLGVISFELLTGCSPFTVDGAQNSSKDIAKRIMTKKVPFPKTMDVDARDFIGQLLEKKLEKRLGYNGVDEIKNHKFMSSIDWDAAVKRTLKPVIVPRIGHDLDTQFFSAEFTSQPPLYSPAESPLNANTLFRGYSYVSPSVIFANDNVIGEELMAEDVNALLASSSFFAKYKLDKSDAGLLGKGAFSVVRRCERVVDGAQFAVKIVSQKFASQAQREARILEMVQGHPNIVQLHDVHSDPLHFYLVMEILTGNELLERIRKLERFTESEAADIMRQLVSAVKYLHDKRIVHRDLKPENILFESIDSSARLRLVDFGFARLLPNSMEQQLKSVQVLRKMTPCFTLQYAAPEVLDVGDSQPEYNEQCDLWSLGVVLFTMLSGQVPFHARSRQESATEIMQRICRAEFSFTGDAWTNVSADAKNLITGLLTVDPKKRLSMQELTAHMWLKSSASMDTPLQTPSILPSSADETFNETLRAFLHANRDGFHLLDVAAAPLMKRRGIKRQSGDKDASGNSKNSRVTQFECLPEEQEAEMTSSTSRPSNLGMMNYREPNSGTIRETRGSDSS, from the exons atggaagataTATTGATGCCTGAAGGAGAGAAAGTTTCCATGGAGAACTTTGCTCTCCTCAGAGTTCTTGGAAAAGGAGCATATGGAAAAGTATTCCTTGTGCGAAAAGTTGGTGGAAAGGATCATAATACTATATATGCTATGAAAGTGTTGAGAAAGACCAGA GTGctcacaaaacaaaaaaccctGGAGCACACAATGGCAGAGCGTCAAGTACTTGAACGTCTACGTGGAACACCATTTCTTGTCAATTTGTTCTATGCTTTCCAAACTGATACCAAATTGCACATTGTAATGGAATATGTGAGAGGAGGAGAATTATTCACACATCTTTGCTCGAGAGGTCATTTTGATTTAGAAGCTGCTAGATTTGTAATTGCTGAACTTGTGGTTGCAATTGATAGTCTTCATCAAAGAAAAGTTATTTATCGAGATTTGAAGCTTGAGAATATTTTATTGGACGAAGAAGGACACGTTAAGTTGACAGATTTTGGATTAAGTAAATTGTTTCTACCCGGAGAGTTGGATAGAGCCAATTCATATTGTGGAACTATTGAATATat GTCGCCAGAAGTAATCAATCGCCCTGAAGGAGGATACAGTGATGTTGTCGATTGGTGGTCTTTGGGTGTAATTTCATTTGAATTGCTCACTGGATGCTCACCATTTACTGTAGATGGAGCACAAAACTCTAGTAAAGATATTGCCAA ACGAATTATGACAAAGAAGGTCCCTTTCCCAAAAACTATGGATGTTGATGCTCGCGATTTCATCGGCCAATTGTTGGaaaagaaacttgaaaaacgtCTCGGATACAATGGAGttgatgaaattaaaaatcataaatttatGTCAAGTATTGACTGGGATGCAGCTGTTAAGCGTACATTGAAGCCAGTGATTGTTCCAAGAATTGGACATGATTTGGATACACAGTTCTTCTCAGCTGAATTCACTTCTCAGCCACCATTATATTCTCCTGCAGAGTCACCATTAAATGCTAATACTCTGTTtaga GGATACTCATATGTCTCCCCATCTGTTATATTTGCCAATGACAATGTTATCGGTGAAGAACTAATGGCTGAAGATGTCAATGCACTTCTCGCgagttcttcattttttgccaaGTACAAACTAGACAAGTCGGACGCTGGTCTTTTAGGAAAAGGAGCTTTTTCGGTGGTCag ACGATGCGAACGCGTAGTTGACGGAGCCCAGTTTGCAGTCAAAATCGTATCACAAAAGTTCGCAAGTCAGGCTCAACGTGAAGCACGAATTCTTGAAATGGTTCAAGGACATCCGAATATTGTTCAACTTCATGATGTACATTCGGATCCTCTTCATTTTTATCTCGTCATGGAGATTCTGACTGGAAATGAGCTGCTCGagagaattcgaaaattggaacGATTTACAGAG agtgaAGCAGCAGACATCATGCGGCAGTTGGTATCAGCTGTGAAATATCTTCATGATAAAAGAATTGTTCATCGAGATTTGAAACCAGAG AATATTCTATTTGAAAGTATCGATTCAAGTGCCCGCCTTCGTCTAGTCGATTTTGGATTTGCACGTCTACTTCCAAATTCAATGGAACAACAACTGAAGTCTGTTCAAGTTCTGCGCAAGAT GACCCCCTGCTTCACACTACAGTATGCTGCTCCAGAAGTTTTAGATGTTGGAGATTCTCAACCAGAATACAACGAACAATGTGATTTATGGTCACTTGGAGTTGTACTG ttcacaATGCTATCGGGTCAAGTTCCATTCCATGCACGTTCTCGTCAAGAATCGGCAACTGAAATAATGCAGAGAATTTGTAGAGCAGAATTCTCATTCACAGGAGACGCATGGACAAACGTGTCAGCAGATGCTAAGAATTTAATAACCGGTCTTCTTACTGTGGATCCAAAGAAACGTCTTTCAATGCAAGAGCTTACAGCTCATATGTGGCTCAAGTCTTCGGCTTCAATGGATACACCACTTCAAACTCCTAGTATTCTGCCATCATCAGCAG ATGAAACATTCAATGAGACACTGCGCGCATTCCTCCACGCTAATCGTGATGGATTCCATCTTCTCGATGTTGCTGCTGCTCCTCTCATGAAACGACGCGGAATCAAAAGACAATCTGGGGACAAGGATGCTTCTGGAAACTCGAAAAA TTCGCGAGTTACCCAATTCGAGTGTCTTCCGGAAGAACAAGAAGCAGAGATGACATCATCAACATCCCGTCCAAGCAATTTGGGAATGATGAACTATCGAGAACCAAATTCTGGAACAATCCGAGAAACTCGTGGCTCAGACTCCTCCTAG
- the rskn-2 gene encoding Putative ribosomal protein S6 kinase alpha-2 (Confirmed by transcript evidence), whose amino-acid sequence MLSGQVPFHARSRQESATEIMQRICRAEFSFTGDAWTNVSADAKNLITGLLTVDPKKRLSMQELTAHMWLKSSASMDTPLQTPSILPSSADETFNETLRAFLHANRDGFHLLDVAAAPLMKRRGIKRQSGDKDASGNSKNSRVTQFECLPEEQEAEMTSSTSRPSNLGMMNYREPNSGTIRETRGSDSS is encoded by the exons ATGCTATCGGGTCAAGTTCCATTCCATGCACGTTCTCGTCAAGAATCGGCAACTGAAATAATGCAGAGAATTTGTAGAGCAGAATTCTCATTCACAGGAGACGCATGGACAAACGTGTCAGCAGATGCTAAGAATTTAATAACCGGTCTTCTTACTGTGGATCCAAAGAAACGTCTTTCAATGCAAGAGCTTACAGCTCATATGTGGCTCAAGTCTTCGGCTTCAATGGATACACCACTTCAAACTCCTAGTATTCTGCCATCATCAGCAG ATGAAACATTCAATGAGACACTGCGCGCATTCCTCCACGCTAATCGTGATGGATTCCATCTTCTCGATGTTGCTGCTGCTCCTCTCATGAAACGACGCGGAATCAAAAGACAATCTGGGGACAAGGATGCTTCTGGAAACTCGAAAAA TTCGCGAGTTACCCAATTCGAGTGTCTTCCGGAAGAACAAGAAGCAGAGATGACATCATCAACATCCCGTCCAAGCAATTTGGGAATGATGAACTATCGAGAACCAAATTCTGGAACAATCCGAGAAACTCGTGGCTCAGACTCCTCCTAG
- the dod-18 gene encoding Nucleotide PPase (Partially confirmed by transcript evidence), whose protein sequence is MKEAIIVLASQSPNRLKLLQQIGLENVIVKVSNFEENLPKTLPVKQFVIETAKGKLTTIVEEMKRKEEPYSVIIACDTVIEFNGEIIGKPTDANDAKETLKRLRNNTHNVYTGMALHYHETDQYEEIIEKTIVHFGDIPDRVIDEYVKSGEPLKKAGSYGIGDFGAVFVRGIEGCMPNVVGLPLHRLHQALIAKNIL, encoded by the exons ATGAAAGAAGCCATTATTGTATTGGCAAGTCAGTCACCAAATCGACTCAAATTGTTGCAgcaaatt GGATTGGAAAATGTAATcgtaaaagtttcaaatttcgaggAAAATCTACCAAAAACATTGCCAGTTAAGCAGTTTGTCATTGAAACAGCTAAAGGAAAATTGACGACTATTGTggaagaaatgaaaagaaaagag GAGCCGTACTCTGTTATTATTGCGTGTGATACAGTAATCGAATTCAATGgagaaattattggaaaaccAACAGATGCCAATGACGCtaaagaaactttgaaaag acttCGTAACAATACTCATAATGTATATACTGGAATGGCTCTACACTATCATGAAACTGATCAATATGAAGAGATCATCGAGAAAACAATTGTTCATTTTGGAGATATTCCTGATAGAGTTATCGACGAATATGTAAAAAGCGGAGAGccatt gaaaaaagcAGGTTCATATGGAATCGGTGACTTTGGCGCTGTCTTCGTTCGTGGAATCGAAGGATGTATGCCGAATGTGGTTGGTTTGCCACTTCACCGTCTTCACCAAGCTCTTATCGCTAAAAATATTCTCTAA
- the C54G4.7 gene encoding AB hydrolase-1 domain-containing protein (Confirmed by transcript evidence) — protein sequence MASFIPNLPSWAKHVDLKFRSALVLSQLFTKSWGHPDVIKQMAKYRRDVMSKRLVMDYVKELNPKIDIVKKYSKNGVTSYEGFFASPHATLFPNHMPGNVGRAHFRAYLPQKPGPVCIHLAGTGDHSYFRRHYLLVDDMLKDGVGSILIQNPFYGDRKPPNQFRSSLENVTDLFVMGAALIAECNHLFNWSETLGYGPFAISGVSMGGFMAQLAGSNSQRPISIVPILAWTTASPSYTEGAISPAVNYSLLQKQLEDPHYVDKIRRIPNQNWLDKMREMTARNGDSEAKNMMRILMDDFTSLEFYPTPIDTSLCHVFLADQDQYVLRNQGTPTYQQLWPNVTVEMMEGYGHVTAYLSKHDLWRRRITELLRRQQQKTI from the exons ATGGCTTCTTTCATTCCGAACTTGCCGTCGTGGGCGAAACACGtggatctgaaatttcgatcgGCTCTTGTGCTCAGTCAATTATTCACAAAAAGTTGGGGACATCCGGATGTAATTAAACA aaTGGCAAAATATCGCAGAGATGTCATGTCAAAGAGGCTTGTGATGGATTATGTGAAAGAACTTAATCCCAAAATCGACATTGTGaag aaatattcaaaaaatggcgtAACTTCATACGAGGGATTTTTCGCAAGTCCTCATGCCACTCTCTTTCCCAATCATATGCCAGGAAACGTCGGTCGAGCACATTTCAGAGCATATCTTCCTCAGAAACCAGGCCCCGTATGCATACATTTGGCAGGCACCGGAGATCACTCTTATTTTAg ACGTCACTATCTTCTTGTTGATGACATGCTTAAGGATGGTGTGGGAtctattttaattcaaaatccaTTTTATGGAGATCGAAAACCACCGAATCAATTCCGTTCTTCTCTTGAAAATGTGACGGATCTTTTTGTGATGGGTGCCGCTTTAATTGCAGAATGTAATCATCTTTTCAATTGGTCTGAGACACTTGGATATGGTCCATTTGCAATTTCTGGTGTCTCGATGGGTGGATTTATGGCTCAACTTGCTGGATCAAATTCGCAACGTCCAATATCAATAGTTCCTATTCTTGCATGGACGACAGCATCACCATCATATACGGAAGGAGCTATTTCTCCAGCTGTTAATTATTCTTTACTGCAGAAACAGCTCGAAGATCCTCACTATGTTGATAAAATCCGAAGAATTCCGAATCAAAATTGGCTGGATAAAATGCGAGAGATGACTGCGAGAAACGGTGATTCAGAAGCCAAGAATATGATGAGAATTTTGATGGATGACTTCACAAGTCTTGAATTCTATCCAACACCAATAGACACATCACTATGCCATGTATTCTTGGCTGATCAGGATCAATATGTACTGCGAAATCAAGGGACACCAACATATCAACAATTATGGCCTAATGTAACTGTTGAAATGATGGAAGGATATGGACATGTTACAGCATATCTATCGAAACATGATCTTTGGCGTCGAAGAATAACCGAATTGCTCAGACGGCAACAgcagaaaacaatttaa
- the cyc-1 gene encoding Cytochrome c domain-containing protein (Confirmed by transcript evidence), giving the protein MQRAVVQGSKRGLAALAGVTAASGMGLVYALENSVSASGDNVHPYALPWAHSGPFSSFDIASVRRGYEVYKQVCAACHSMKFLHYRHFVDTIMTEEEAKAEAADALINDVDDKGASIQRPGMLTDKLPNPYPNKKAAAAANNGAAPPDLSLMALARHGGDDYVFSLLTGYLEAPAGVKVDDGKAYNPYFPGGIISMPQQLFDEGIEYKDGTPATMSQQAKDVSAFMHWAAEPFHDTRKKWALKIAALIPFVAVVLIYGKRHIWSFTKSQKFLFKTVKGREPPKAQ; this is encoded by the exons ATGCAGCGTGCCGTGGTTCAAGGATCTAAA CGTGGATTGGCGGCCCTTGCCGGAGTCACAGCCGCTTCAGGCATGGGACTCGTTTACGCTTTGGAGAACTCGGTCAGCGCTAGCGGAGACAACGTTCACCCGTACGCTTTACCATGGGCTCACAGCGGACCGTTCTCTTCATTCGACATTGCTTC TGTACGACGTGGATACGAAGTATACAAGCAAGTGTGCGCAGCTTGCCACTCGATGAAATTCTTGCATTACCGTCATTTCGTTGACACAATCATGACTGAg gaagaAGCTAAAGCCGAGGCCGCTGACGCTCTTATTAATGATGTTGACGATAAGGGAGCATCCATTCAGCGCCCAGGAATGCTGACCGATAAGTTGCCAAACCCATATCCAAACAAGAAGGCCGCAGCGGCTGCCAACAACGGAGCTGCTCCACCAGATTTGTCATTGATGGCTCTTGCTAGACACGGAGGAGATGATTACGTTTTCTCTCTTCTTACTGGATATCTTGAGGCTCCAGCTGGAGTGAAG gttgaTGACGGAAAAGCTTACAATCCATACTTCCCAGGAGGTATCATCTCTATGCCACAACAATTGTTCGACGAAGGAATTGAGTACAAGGACGGAACACCAGCAACAATGTCTCAACAAGCTAAGGATGTTTCTGCATTCATGCACTGGGCCGCAGAGCCATTCCATGACACCAGAAAGAAGTGGGCTCTTAAG ATCGCTGCTCTGATTCCATTTGTGGCTGTTGTGCTGATCTACGGAAAGAGACATATCTGGTCATTCACGAAGTCGCAGAAATTCTTGTTCAAGACGGTCAAGGGAAGAGAGCCACCAAAGGCTCAGTAA